The following are encoded in a window of Nakamurella sp. A5-74 genomic DNA:
- a CDS encoding transglutaminaseTgpA domain-containing protein — MVFAGAREPLPWRRMLVDTVVLTVLVIAAGLVFAPAYGGLAFLRALAIGAAVGALSALVPRLLRWPAITSFVVAAMGYLAFGAAAAVPESAIGSVLPTGGSIRLLTSGVITSWKQMLTVAVPVGDGGVLLVPVYLLATALSLAAVLLAVRTTRGLTALIPAAAMAVGAAVLASSSAFEPAIIGTGWMVLAVLWASWRRTATGLPGLDVRRPFALLLVIAPTVAAGVLLGPLVTSQTTPRTIARELVRPPFDPSTLASPLSSYRRYVVTNREKPQLTVTGLPAGMPLRLAVLDDYSGQYFSTSADVGTFARVGGRLAQVPSGTPVTVDITVDEYADVWVPDVGYLAAVGFGGPDAVRLREDFRYNRETGAAVVTSGLRTGDRLELTASVPAQPTPQQLGDTPIDTVAQDPLDKSIPEVVSKAGEWGGSGSPAQVVENLRKALHDTGYVSHGETESGVPGGHGADRIRQLLTSKIMRGDSEQYAAALALLVRAKGYPARVVLGFRGPTADTGSQVIDGSRLTAWVEVPFVGHGWVAFDPLPDEQKPPPTQRPDENQSQADPQQAQPPPPPVPPKQAQADAQDDTDSPDDPQQDDRQQDAPPPPDGGGAVWGWLALGVGIPVLLLVPFLVILLLKRRRRRALSGTGTPDQRIAGGWRYLLGRAVDLGITPPRGTTRTEAARQLQADFAARAAAPRPNRPGELPQPPAAGGVAVLARTADAGIFAPEPVDPGSAARYWQHLEKELAEIDRSLSPWRRWRARFSARSLRKDVQ, encoded by the coding sequence GTGGTGTTCGCCGGTGCTCGCGAACCGCTGCCGTGGCGCCGGATGCTCGTCGACACGGTGGTGCTGACCGTGCTCGTGATCGCTGCCGGGCTCGTCTTCGCGCCCGCTTACGGCGGGTTGGCGTTCCTGCGGGCGTTGGCCATCGGCGCAGCGGTGGGCGCGCTGAGTGCGTTGGTGCCGAGACTCCTGAGGTGGCCGGCGATCACCTCGTTCGTGGTGGCCGCCATGGGGTACCTGGCCTTCGGCGCCGCCGCTGCCGTCCCCGAGTCGGCGATCGGGTCGGTGCTGCCGACGGGTGGATCGATCCGGCTGCTGACGTCCGGCGTCATCACGTCGTGGAAGCAGATGCTGACCGTCGCCGTCCCGGTCGGTGACGGTGGCGTGCTGCTGGTGCCGGTGTACCTGTTGGCCACCGCGCTGTCGCTGGCCGCGGTGCTGCTCGCGGTGCGGACGACCCGCGGTCTCACCGCACTGATCCCGGCCGCAGCAATGGCCGTCGGAGCCGCGGTGTTGGCCTCCAGCAGCGCTTTCGAGCCGGCGATCATCGGGACGGGCTGGATGGTGCTCGCGGTGCTCTGGGCCTCGTGGCGACGCACGGCGACCGGACTGCCCGGCCTCGATGTGCGTCGTCCCTTCGCCCTGCTGCTGGTGATCGCGCCGACGGTGGCGGCCGGTGTACTGCTCGGACCGCTGGTGACGTCGCAGACCACGCCACGCACCATCGCCCGCGAGCTCGTCCGACCGCCGTTCGACCCGTCGACACTGGCCAGCCCGCTGAGCTCCTATCGCAGATACGTCGTCACGAACCGGGAGAAGCCGCAGCTCACCGTCACCGGTCTGCCCGCCGGGATGCCGCTGCGGCTGGCGGTCCTGGACGACTACTCGGGTCAGTACTTCTCGACGTCGGCGGACGTCGGCACCTTCGCCCGGGTCGGTGGACGATTGGCCCAGGTGCCCAGCGGAACCCCGGTGACCGTTGACATCACGGTCGACGAATACGCGGACGTCTGGGTCCCGGATGTCGGCTACCTGGCCGCAGTGGGGTTCGGCGGACCGGATGCGGTGCGACTGCGGGAGGACTTCCGCTACAACCGCGAGACCGGGGCAGCCGTGGTCACCAGCGGGTTGCGCACCGGCGACCGGCTCGAGCTCACCGCATCGGTCCCCGCGCAGCCGACTCCTCAGCAGCTCGGCGACACTCCGATCGACACCGTCGCGCAGGATCCACTGGACAAGTCGATCCCCGAGGTCGTCAGCAAGGCAGGCGAGTGGGGCGGCTCCGGCAGTCCGGCGCAGGTGGTGGAGAACCTGCGGAAGGCGTTGCACGACACCGGGTACGTCTCGCACGGCGAGACCGAGAGCGGTGTACCCGGTGGCCACGGTGCGGACCGCATCCGCCAGCTGCTGACGTCCAAGATCATGCGCGGCGACTCCGAGCAGTACGCGGCCGCCTTGGCGTTGCTGGTCCGCGCCAAGGGGTATCCGGCGCGGGTGGTGCTGGGGTTCCGCGGCCCCACCGCCGATACCGGCAGCCAGGTGATCGACGGGTCACGCCTGACCGCGTGGGTCGAGGTGCCGTTCGTGGGACACGGCTGGGTCGCCTTCGATCCGTTGCCGGACGAGCAGAAGCCGCCACCCACCCAGCGGCCGGACGAGAACCAGTCGCAGGCGGACCCACAGCAGGCCCAGCCGCCACCACCACCGGTACCGCCGAAGCAGGCGCAGGCCGATGCGCAGGACGACACCGACTCGCCCGACGACCCCCAGCAGGACGATCGGCAGCAGGATGCGCCGCCCCCGCCCGACGGTGGAGGTGCGGTCTGGGGCTGGCTGGCGCTCGGGGTCGGGATCCCGGTGCTGCTGCTGGTGCCGTTCCTGGTGATCCTGCTGTTGAAGCGGCGTCGTCGCCGTGCACTGTCCGGTACCGGGACGCCCGATCAACGGATCGCCGGCGGGTGGCGATATCTCCTCGGGCGGGCCGTCGACCTGGGCATCACCCCACCACGGGGGACCACCCGGACCGAGGCAGCCCGCCAACTGCAGGCGGACTTCGCAGCGCGGGCTGCTGCGCCGCGGCCGAACCGCCCCGGTGAGCTCCCGCAGCCGCCGGCCGCCGGCGGAGTCGCAGTGCTGGCCAGGACCGCCGATGCGGGGATCTTCGCCCCCGAGCCGGTCGATCCCGGGTCTGCGGCCCGGTACTGGCAGCATCTGGAGAAGGAACTGGCCGAGATCGACCGCAGCCTGTCGCCCTGGCGTCGGTGGCGGGCACGGTTCTCGGCGCGATCACTGCGCAAGGACGTGCAATGA
- a CDS encoding RDD family protein, protein MSSSTLQSGVVPAPVPGLPDAGGSRCRNCGTPVARTTVTCPVCGGAVGLRSEFLEGTDPAAPRRRLLATAIDGLLPLVVITTQILLPAPTSAVRWSLWAVLIAWIGVLVVTEGVTGRTPGKSLLRLRSVDVRSGRVIGFGPAAIRTPAKVVAGVGTLAIAAFSYRWDPDGQERTWWDRAARSRVIDASVQIPGGTRRFPGVAAGTVDAVAARWAPAGEPASLVTGVPAVPVTGAARPAASPAARPAPSLAAPIARHDGPGQRVSTPPSSAPSSAPWPAPLFAPSSAPSTAPSYRAPDRPGEPREAGAPQRASVPAPTGVGVEDSRRPRHAAPDAAPSTGGPGPVQPSRVESAPALLGWGHPGIPPGPPGVVDDPAAETVTSAGLQEPTRVHSREELGSVPARVPGRPTTATLQWDTGARVVVGGTVLIGRDPVADDGEKVDRRLAVGRDSVGVSKTHLLLSITTAGVTVTDRHSTNGVRLEHEDGTSEKCRADLATTVRSGDVIRFGGRSITLSAD, encoded by the coding sequence ATGAGCAGCTCGACCCTGCAGTCCGGAGTGGTCCCGGCGCCCGTGCCGGGCCTGCCCGATGCGGGTGGCTCGAGGTGCCGCAACTGCGGGACACCGGTGGCCCGGACGACGGTGACCTGCCCGGTGTGCGGTGGAGCTGTGGGGTTGCGCTCCGAGTTCCTGGAAGGGACCGATCCCGCTGCACCGCGGCGTCGGTTGCTCGCCACCGCGATCGACGGACTGCTGCCGCTGGTCGTGATCACCACGCAGATCCTGCTGCCCGCGCCGACGTCGGCGGTGCGCTGGTCGTTGTGGGCCGTACTGATCGCCTGGATCGGGGTGCTGGTGGTGACCGAGGGTGTGACGGGGCGGACCCCCGGGAAGTCCCTGCTGCGCCTGCGATCGGTCGACGTGCGATCCGGACGGGTGATCGGCTTCGGTCCGGCAGCGATCCGTACGCCGGCCAAGGTGGTGGCAGGCGTCGGCACGCTGGCGATCGCCGCCTTCTCCTACCGCTGGGATCCGGACGGGCAGGAGCGGACCTGGTGGGACCGCGCTGCACGCAGCCGGGTGATCGATGCGAGCGTGCAGATCCCCGGTGGTACCAGACGTTTCCCCGGCGTTGCTGCAGGCACCGTCGACGCCGTCGCGGCGCGCTGGGCCCCGGCCGGCGAACCGGCCTCGCTGGTGACCGGCGTGCCTGCCGTCCCGGTCACCGGCGCTGCCCGACCCGCTGCGTCCCCCGCTGCGCGACCCGCTCCCTCCCTCGCTGCACCGATCGCACGCCACGACGGTCCCGGGCAGCGTGTGTCGACGCCACCATCGTCCGCACCGTCGTCCGCGCCGTGGCCCGCACCGTTGTTCGCACCGTCGTCCGCACCATCGACGGCACCGTCATACCGAGCGCCGGACCGACCTGGCGAACCCCGGGAAGCTGGTGCACCGCAACGGGCATCAGTGCCCGCGCCGACCGGGGTCGGCGTAGAAGATTCGCGTCGACCGCGCCACGCGGCGCCGGATGCCGCGCCCTCGACCGGGGGACCGGGACCGGTCCAACCGAGTCGGGTCGAGTCCGCGCCGGCTCTGCTCGGCTGGGGGCATCCCGGGATCCCGCCCGGTCCGCCGGGCGTGGTCGACGACCCTGCGGCCGAGACCGTGACCTCCGCGGGACTGCAGGAACCCACTCGGGTGCACAGCCGGGAGGAGCTCGGATCGGTGCCGGCCCGTGTCCCCGGCCGGCCGACCACCGCGACCCTGCAGTGGGACACCGGCGCGCGGGTCGTGGTCGGCGGCACCGTCTTGATCGGCCGCGATCCGGTGGCCGACGACGGCGAGAAGGTGGACCGGCGACTGGCCGTCGGGCGGGACTCGGTCGGGGTGTCCAAGACGCATCTGCTGCTGTCGATCACCACGGCCGGGGTGACAGTCACCGATCGACACTCCACCAACGGAGTCCGGCTGGAGCACGAGGACGGAACATCGGAGAAGTGCCGCGCCGACCTGGCCACCACCGTTCGCAGCGGCGACGTCATCCGATTCGGCGGCCGCAGCATCACGTTGTCGGCGGACTGA
- a CDS encoding FAD-dependent oxidoreductase has translation MSVSPATSSSAGATPGGESPVDGATAGLRVAVVGAGPAGIYASDILTKSDDTVTVDIFDRLPTPYGLIRYGVAPDHPRIKQIIVALHRVMENPRIIFRGNVHVGVDVKVDELREHYDAIIFATGAERDRDLSIPGSDLRRSYGGADFVAFYDSHPDREQTWDLSDATSVAVIGVGNVGLDVARILARTGDELLYTDIPPHVHAVLAKSVVTDVHMFARRGPAQAKFTPVELRELDHSPNVQVVVSPEGMEFDQGSMDAINSAKAQRMVVDVLSDWAVRDIDPAPRARIHIHFLQNPVEILGEDGAVVGLRTEQMELTGDAGVRGTGNFTDWEVQAVYRAVGYRSEAIEDLPFDTAKLVLPNVAGRVTDLDGSPLTGIYATGWVKRGPVGLIGHTKSDAAETVAHLLADAPQLPRATQRDSASVDRLLADKGLSATDFAGWDRLDAHERSLGDADVYDRERVKVTSRAEMTDIAAR, from the coding sequence ATGTCCGTGTCACCCGCCACTTCGTCCTCCGCCGGCGCAACACCGGGCGGTGAGTCACCGGTCGACGGGGCGACCGCCGGTCTGCGTGTCGCCGTCGTCGGCGCCGGTCCCGCCGGGATCTACGCCTCCGACATCCTGACGAAGTCGGACGACACGGTGACCGTCGACATCTTCGATCGGCTGCCCACCCCGTACGGGCTGATCCGCTACGGCGTCGCCCCGGACCATCCGCGGATCAAGCAGATCATCGTGGCGCTGCACCGGGTGATGGAGAACCCGAGGATCATCTTCCGCGGCAACGTGCACGTCGGGGTCGACGTCAAGGTCGACGAGCTGCGCGAGCACTACGACGCGATCATCTTCGCCACCGGCGCCGAGCGGGACCGCGACCTGTCGATCCCCGGTTCCGACCTGAGGCGGTCCTACGGCGGTGCCGACTTCGTGGCCTTCTACGACTCGCACCCCGACCGCGAGCAGACGTGGGACCTCAGCGACGCCACGTCGGTGGCAGTGATCGGGGTCGGCAACGTCGGGCTGGACGTGGCCCGGATCCTGGCCCGCACCGGCGACGAACTGCTGTACACCGACATTCCGCCGCACGTGCACGCGGTGCTGGCGAAGTCCGTCGTCACCGACGTGCACATGTTCGCCCGCCGCGGCCCGGCGCAGGCCAAGTTCACGCCGGTGGAACTGCGGGAGCTCGACCACTCCCCCAACGTGCAGGTCGTCGTGTCCCCCGAGGGGATGGAGTTCGACCAGGGCTCGATGGACGCGATCAACTCTGCCAAGGCGCAGCGGATGGTTGTCGACGTGCTGTCCGACTGGGCGGTCCGCGACATCGATCCGGCGCCGCGGGCGCGGATCCACATCCACTTCCTGCAGAACCCCGTCGAGATCCTGGGCGAGGACGGCGCGGTGGTCGGACTGCGTACCGAGCAGATGGAGCTGACCGGCGACGCCGGCGTCCGCGGGACCGGCAACTTCACCGACTGGGAGGTGCAGGCTGTCTACCGCGCGGTCGGTTATCGCAGCGAGGCGATCGAGGATCTGCCGTTCGACACCGCGAAGCTGGTACTGCCCAACGTCGCCGGCCGGGTGACGGATCTCGACGGTTCGCCGCTGACCGGCATCTACGCCACCGGCTGGGTGAAGCGCGGCCCGGTGGGTCTGATCGGCCACACCAAGTCCGATGCCGCCGAGACCGTGGCCCATCTGCTGGCCGATGCGCCGCAGCTGCCGCGTGCGACCCAGCGGGATTCCGCCTCCGTCGACCGGCTGCTGGCCGACAAGGGCCTGTCCGCAACGGATTTCGCCGGCTGGGACCGTCTGGACGCCCACGAGCGATCGCTGGGTGATGCTGACGTGTATGACCGCGAGCGGGTGAAGGTCACCTCCCGTGCGGAGATGACCGACATCGCCGCTCGCTGA
- the ilvD gene encoding dihydroxy-acid dehydratase gives MPVLRSKTSTHGRNMAGARSLWRATGMTDGDFGKPIIAIANSYTQFVPGHVHLKDMGDLVAGAIKEAGAVSKEFNTIAVDDGIAMGHAGMLYSLPSRELIADSVEYMVNAHTADALVCISNCDKITPGMLMAAMRLNIPAVFVSGGPMEAGKAVIVDGVASTPTNLITAINASATEAVTDDGLTEVERSACPTCGSCSGMFTANSMNCLTEALGLSLPGNGSTLATHIARKDLFLRAGEIIVELAKRYYDGDDESVLPRSIATRAAFSNAMALDVAMGGSTNTVLHILAAAQEGEIDFTLADIDALSRRVPCLSKVAPNHPLFHMEDVHRAGGIPALLGELDRAGLLEREVHTVHSPNLSSWLAEWDVRAEQPSDRALELFHAAPGGVRTIKAFSTDNRWDTLDLDQAEGCIRDIEHAYTVDGGLAVLYGNIAEEGAVIKTAGIDEELFHFTGTALVVESQDAAVEAILSKRVQPGHVVVVRYEGPAGGPGMQEMLHPTSFMKGLGLGKVCALITDGRFSGGSSGISVGHMSPEAASGGTIGLIQDGDEIEIDVHERLIRVDVGADVLAERRAKMEASENPWKPLDRDRVVSKALQAYASMATSASTGAVRQVRPY, from the coding sequence ATGCCGGTACTGCGTTCCAAGACCTCCACCCACGGCCGCAACATGGCTGGCGCCCGTTCTCTCTGGCGCGCAACGGGTATGACGGACGGCGACTTCGGCAAACCGATCATCGCGATCGCCAACTCGTACACCCAGTTCGTCCCGGGACACGTGCACCTCAAGGACATGGGCGACCTGGTGGCCGGTGCCATCAAGGAAGCCGGGGCCGTCTCCAAGGAGTTCAACACCATCGCCGTCGACGACGGCATCGCCATGGGCCACGCCGGCATGCTCTACTCGCTGCCCAGCCGCGAGCTGATCGCCGACTCCGTCGAGTACATGGTCAACGCGCACACCGCGGACGCCCTGGTCTGCATCAGCAACTGCGACAAGATCACGCCCGGCATGCTGATGGCCGCGATGCGCCTGAACATCCCCGCCGTGTTCGTCTCGGGTGGTCCGATGGAGGCGGGCAAGGCCGTGATCGTCGACGGCGTGGCCAGCACCCCGACCAACCTGATCACCGCCATCAACGCCTCGGCCACCGAGGCCGTCACCGATGACGGACTGACCGAGGTCGAGCGGTCCGCGTGCCCGACCTGCGGCTCGTGTTCCGGGATGTTCACCGCGAACTCGATGAACTGCCTCACCGAGGCGCTCGGGTTGTCGCTGCCCGGCAACGGATCGACGCTGGCGACCCACATCGCCCGCAAGGACCTGTTCCTGCGCGCCGGGGAGATCATCGTCGAGCTGGCGAAGCGCTACTACGACGGCGACGACGAGTCGGTGCTCCCGCGCTCGATCGCCACCCGGGCGGCCTTCAGCAACGCGATGGCGCTGGACGTGGCGATGGGCGGCTCCACCAACACCGTGCTGCACATCCTCGCCGCTGCGCAGGAAGGCGAGATCGACTTCACCCTCGCCGACATCGATGCCCTGTCCCGGCGGGTCCCGTGCCTGTCGAAGGTCGCACCGAACCATCCCCTCTTCCACATGGAGGACGTCCACCGGGCGGGCGGTATCCCGGCGTTGCTCGGCGAGCTCGATCGCGCCGGGCTGCTCGAACGGGAGGTGCACACCGTGCACTCCCCGAACCTGTCCAGCTGGCTCGCCGAGTGGGACGTGCGAGCCGAGCAGCCGTCCGACCGGGCGCTCGAGCTCTTCCACGCAGCCCCCGGTGGGGTCCGCACGATCAAGGCCTTCTCGACCGACAACCGTTGGGACACCCTGGATCTGGACCAGGCGGAGGGCTGCATCCGGGACATCGAGCATGCCTACACCGTCGACGGTGGACTCGCGGTGCTCTACGGCAACATCGCCGAGGAGGGCGCCGTGATCAAGACCGCCGGCATCGACGAGGAGCTCTTCCACTTCACCGGCACCGCGCTGGTCGTCGAGTCGCAGGACGCCGCAGTGGAAGCCATCCTCTCCAAGCGCGTGCAGCCGGGCCACGTCGTCGTGGTCCGCTACGAGGGTCCGGCCGGCGGCCCCGGCATGCAGGAGATGCTGCACCCGACGTCGTTCATGAAGGGCCTCGGACTGGGCAAGGTCTGCGCGCTCATCACCGACGGTCGATTCTCCGGCGGTTCGTCCGGGATCTCCGTCGGCCACATGTCGCCGGAGGCGGCCTCGGGCGGCACCATCGGGCTCATCCAGGACGGTGACGAGATCGAGATCGACGTGCACGAGCGGCTGATCCGGGTCGACGTCGGAGCCGACGTGCTCGCCGAACGGCGCGCCAAGATGGAGGCCTCGGAGAACCCGTGGAAGCCGCTGGACCGCGATCGGGTGGTCAGCAAGGCGCTGCAGGCCTACGCGTCGATGGCCACCTCTGCCTCCACCGGCGCGGTCCGGCAGGTCCGGCCCTACTGA
- a CDS encoding PH domain-containing protein gives MSSGEEQNGREQVGRAQAGRAQAGPPATSTTPGAGRVVFRLPPSSLIFAVVLLFCVIPLAGVGGWWSLMYVVPVAAVAWTLLTRTVVDPRGITVRTWLGSKKLAWQEVVNLELTEARWTVALDVRGGRTRLPMVLPRDLPALAAASGGAIRFEMPPAESDSTAEA, from the coding sequence GTGAGCAGCGGTGAAGAACAGAACGGCCGGGAGCAGGTCGGACGCGCGCAGGCCGGTCGCGCGCAGGCCGGCCCGCCGGCGACATCGACCACCCCTGGAGCGGGGCGCGTGGTGTTCCGGCTTCCGCCGTCGTCACTGATCTTCGCCGTGGTGCTGCTGTTCTGCGTCATCCCCCTCGCCGGTGTGGGTGGCTGGTGGAGCCTGATGTACGTGGTGCCGGTTGCCGCCGTGGCCTGGACCCTGCTGACCCGGACGGTCGTGGATCCGCGCGGGATCACGGTCCGCACCTGGCTGGGCAGCAAGAAGCTGGCCTGGCAGGAAGTCGTCAACCTCGAACTGACCGAGGCGCGGTGGACCGTCGCCCTGGACGTGCGCGGTGGACGCACCAGGCTGCCCATGGTGCTGCCCCGGGATCTGCCCGCGTTGGCCGCGGCATCCGGTGGAGCGATCAGATTCGAGATGCCGCCGGCAGAATCCGACAGTACGGCCGAAGCGTAA
- a CDS encoding acetolactate synthase large subunit, whose product MTSQVRPTVVPPQAGDRPAGGAVSGVAVSGAQPGADHGSVHPAQIVEQVTGAKSVVRSLEEAGVEIVFGIPGGAVLPVYDPLLDSTKVRHILVRHEQGAGHAATGYAQATGRVGVCLATSGPGATNLVTPIADAHMDSVPLVAITGQVGRALIGTDGFQEADICGITMPITKHNFLVSDPAEIPSVIAAAFHLASTGRPGPVLVDIPKDILQADTIFRWPPEINLPGYRPAPRPHSGQISAAAKLMVGARRPVLYVGGGVIKAEACAELRVLAELTGIPVVTTLMARGAFPDSHEQHLGMPGMHGTVAAVGAMQKADLIVALGARFDDRVTGQLSSFAQHATIVHADVDPAEIGKNRAVDVPIVGDAREVIDQLIVAVREQQERGAVSDLFAWWAELDELRQTYPLGYDELPDGTLSPQYVIQRLGEISGPETIFTSGVGQHQMWAAQFISYEHPRTWLNSGGLGTMGYSVPAAMGAKVGRPDATVWSIDGDGCFQMTNQELATCAIEGIPIKVAVINNGNLGMVRQWQTLFYGERYSNTELGTHKLRIPDFKLLAEAMGCVGLRCESKEDVDATIRQAMAINDRPVVVDFTVGKDAQVWPMVAAGTGNDQIMAALDIRPLFDEA is encoded by the coding sequence ATGACGTCACAGGTGCGGCCCACCGTGGTGCCGCCGCAGGCCGGGGATCGCCCGGCCGGTGGAGCGGTCAGTGGTGTGGCAGTGAGTGGAGCACAACCGGGCGCTGATCACGGCAGTGTGCATCCGGCGCAGATCGTCGAGCAGGTGACGGGGGCGAAGTCCGTCGTCCGGAGCCTCGAGGAGGCCGGCGTCGAGATCGTCTTCGGCATTCCCGGTGGCGCAGTCCTGCCGGTCTACGACCCGCTGCTCGACTCGACCAAGGTCCGCCACATCCTGGTCCGGCACGAACAGGGTGCCGGCCACGCCGCCACCGGTTACGCGCAGGCCACCGGCAGGGTAGGCGTCTGCCTGGCCACCTCGGGGCCGGGCGCGACCAATCTGGTGACACCGATCGCCGACGCCCACATGGACTCCGTTCCACTGGTCGCCATCACCGGTCAGGTCGGCCGAGCGCTGATCGGCACCGACGGCTTCCAGGAGGCCGACATCTGCGGCATCACCATGCCGATCACCAAGCACAACTTCCTGGTGAGCGATCCGGCGGAGATCCCGTCCGTCATCGCCGCCGCTTTCCACCTCGCATCGACGGGCCGACCCGGTCCGGTGCTGGTGGACATCCCGAAGGACATCCTGCAGGCCGACACCATCTTCCGTTGGCCGCCGGAGATCAACCTGCCGGGATATCGGCCGGCTCCCCGACCGCACTCCGGCCAGATCAGTGCGGCCGCGAAGCTGATGGTCGGCGCTCGACGTCCGGTGCTGTACGTCGGCGGCGGCGTGATCAAGGCAGAGGCGTGCGCGGAGCTGAGGGTGCTCGCCGAGCTCACCGGCATCCCGGTCGTCACCACCCTGATGGCCCGCGGCGCCTTCCCCGACTCGCACGAGCAACACCTGGGCATGCCCGGCATGCACGGCACGGTGGCAGCGGTCGGTGCGATGCAGAAGGCTGACCTGATCGTCGCACTGGGCGCACGTTTCGACGACCGGGTCACCGGTCAGCTCTCGTCGTTCGCACAGCACGCGACGATCGTGCACGCCGATGTCGATCCTGCGGAGATCGGCAAGAACCGCGCCGTCGACGTGCCGATCGTCGGTGATGCCCGTGAGGTCATCGACCAGCTGATCGTCGCAGTTCGGGAGCAGCAGGAGCGGGGCGCCGTCAGCGATCTGTTCGCCTGGTGGGCCGAGCTCGACGAGCTGCGGCAGACCTATCCGCTGGGCTACGACGAGCTGCCGGACGGCACGCTGTCACCGCAGTACGTCATCCAGCGGCTGGGCGAGATCAGCGGACCGGAGACGATCTTCACCTCCGGTGTCGGTCAGCACCAGATGTGGGCGGCGCAGTTCATCTCCTACGAGCACCCGCGCACCTGGCTCAACTCCGGTGGCCTTGGCACGATGGGCTACTCGGTGCCCGCCGCGATGGGTGCCAAGGTCGGCAGGCCGGACGCGACGGTCTGGTCGATCGACGGCGACGGGTGCTTCCAGATGACCAACCAGGAACTCGCCACCTGCGCCATCGAGGGCATCCCGATCAAGGTGGCCGTCATCAACAACGGCAACCTCGGCATGGTCCGGCAGTGGCAGACGCTCTTCTACGGCGAGCGCTACTCGAACACCGAGCTGGGCACCCACAAGCTGCGCATCCCGGACTTCAAGCTGCTCGCCGAGGCGATGGGCTGCGTCGGGTTGCGCTGCGAGTCCAAGGAGGACGTGGACGCCACCATCCGGCAGGCGATGGCCATCAACGACCGGCCCGTCGTCGTCGACTTCACCGTTGGCAAGGACGCCCAGGTGTGGCCGATGGTCGCTGCCGGCACCGGGAACGACCAGATCATGGCCGCGCTCGACATCCGACCGTTGTTCGACGAGGCGTGA
- the ilvN gene encoding acetolactate synthase small subunit — protein MTRHTLSVLVENKPGVLARVSALFSRRSFNIHSLAVGPTENPDVSRMTIVVAVEGLPLEQVTKQLNKLINVLKIVELNPTASVQRELLLIKVRSDAASRAQIATVVEMFRAHIIDVTPDSMTIEAAGNPDKLEALVRMLETFGVRELVQSGMVALGRGPRSITQTGARQD, from the coding sequence ATGACACGCCATACGCTCTCGGTGCTGGTGGAGAACAAACCCGGTGTGCTGGCACGGGTCTCGGCGCTGTTCTCCCGCCGCAGCTTCAACATCCACTCGCTCGCGGTCGGACCGACGGAGAATCCCGACGTCTCGCGGATGACGATCGTCGTTGCGGTGGAAGGACTACCGCTCGAGCAGGTGACGAAGCAGCTCAACAAACTGATCAACGTGTTGAAGATCGTCGAGCTCAATCCCACTGCCTCCGTGCAGCGCGAACTGCTGTTGATCAAGGTCCGCTCCGATGCCGCGAGCCGGGCACAGATCGCCACCGTCGTCGAGATGTTCCGGGCGCACATCATCGATGTGACCCCGGATTCGATGACCATCGAAGCCGCCGGGAACCCCGACAAACTCGAGGCCCTGGTGCGGATGCTGGAGACCTTCGGCGTCCGCGAACTCGTCCAGTCCGGCATGGTCGCACTCGGCCGCGGACCCAGGTCGATCACCCAGACGGGTGCCCGGCAGGATTGA